In Nyctibius grandis isolate bNycGra1 chromosome 6, bNycGra1.pri, whole genome shotgun sequence, a single genomic region encodes these proteins:
- the DUSP4 gene encoding dual specificity protein phosphatase 4 has protein sequence MVATEGLREMEGSALRRLVCRDEAGPGPGPGRCLVLDCRPFLAHSAGHIRGALNVRCNTIVRRRAKGAVSLEQILPAEGEVRARLRAGLYAAVVVYDERSPRAEALRDDSTVALVVRALRRDTARADIRLLAGGYERFSSEYPEFCAKTKSLSNVSPPTSAEPLDLGCSSCGTPLHDQGGPVEILPFLYLGSAYHAARRDMLDALGITALLNVSSDCPNHFEGHYQYKCIPVEDNHKADISSWFMEAIEYIDSVKECCGRVLVHCQAGISRSATICLAYLMMKKRVKLEEAFEFVKQRRSIISPNFSFMGQLLQFESQVLATSCAVEAVSPSGTLRERGKATSTPTSQFVFSFPVSVGVHATPSSLPYLHSPITTSPSC, from the exons atGGTGGCCACCGAGGGGCTGCGGGAGATGGAGGGCAGCGCGCTGCGGCGCCTGGTGTGCCGCGACGaggccggccccggccccggccccgggcggtGCCTGGTGCTGGACTGCCGCCCCTTTCTGGCGCACAGCGCCGGCCACATCCGCGGGGCGCTCAACGTGCGCTGCAACACGATCGTGCGGCGGCGGGCCAAGGGCGCCGTGAGCCTGGAGCAGATCCTGCCGGCCGAGGGCGAGGTGCGTGCGCGGCTGCGCGCCGGGCTCTACGCCGCCGTCGTGGTGTACGACGAGCGCAGCCCGCGCGCGGAGGCCCTGCGCGACGACAGCACCGTGGCGCTGGTGGTGCGCGCGCTCCGCCGCGACACGGCGCGCGCCGACATCCGCCTCCTGGCAG GGGGTTACGAGCGTTTCTCCTCAGAGTACCCTGAATTTTGTGCAAAAACCAAGTCCCTGAGCAATGTGTCACCCCCCACCAGCGCCGAGCCCTTGGATTTGGGCTGCAGTTCCTGCGGGACCCCCCTTCATGACCAG GGTGGCCCTGTGGaaatccttcccttcctctACCTTGGCAGCGCCTACCACGCTGCCCGGCGGGACATGCTTGATGCACTGGGCATCACAGCCCTGCTGAACGTCTCCTCAGACTGCCCCAACCACTTTGAGGGGCACTACCAGTACAAGTGTATCCCCGTGGAGGATAACCACAAAGCTGACATCAGCTCCTGGTTCATGGAGGCCATTGAGTATATCG ACTCAGTGAAGGAGTGTTGCGGCCGGGTCCTAGTCCACTGCCAGGCTGGTATCTCCCGCTCCGCCACCATCTGCTTGGCTTACCTGATGATGAAGAAGCGTGTCAAGCTGGAGGAGGCCTTTGAGTTCGTCAAGCAGCGCCGGAGCATCATCTCCCCTAACTTCAGCTTCatggggcagctgctgcagtttgAGTCGCAGGTGTTGGCCACCTCATGCGCAGTGGAAGCTGTCAGCCCCTCGGGGACACTGCGGGAGCGGGGCAAGGCCACCTCCACCCCCACCTCCCAGTTTGTCTTCAGCTTCCCAGTCTCTGTCGGTGTCCATGCCACCCCCAGCAGCCTCCCGTACCTGCACAGCCCCATCACCACGTCACCCAGCTGTTAG